The nucleotide sequence TGCCTTAAACGTGGCAATACTGAGCTTCTCGCCAACAAGTTGATTCATTAGCGTACTCTTTCCGACATTCGGATTACCAACGATATTTACAAATCCTGCTTTATGCATATTATCTAACCACCTCTTTTTCTCCCAAAGGAAGAAACGTTTGAAAAGTTCTGTTTTATTCCTTTTAACAAAAAACGCACCTATCTTATAAGAAAAGAAAGATGCGTTTTTATGTATGATAACTTAGTTCTTTATTTCTTAACTGCAACAGAGTCACCGTCATAAGCCCACTTGAAATAAGCAGCACCATTAACGAAACCAGCACCAAAGCCAGTGAAAATGATTTTATCACCCTTCTTCAGTTTTGACTCAAAGTCCCAAAGTACAAGTGGCATACAAGCAGCACTGGTATTACCATAACGCTGAATGTTAACCAACACCTTCTCCATTGGGACACCTATACGCTTTGCAACAGCCTCGATGATACGAAGGTTTGCCTGATGACAAACTACATAATCAACATCATCTTGTGTTAAGCCATTGCGTTCCAACAGTTTTTCACAATCATCGCCCATTGCTGTGACAGCATAACGAAAGACCGTGCGACCCTCTTGGTAAGTGTAATGCAAACGATGATCGACTGTAAAACTTGAAGAAGGACATACAGAACCACCTGCTTTAATATGGAGGAATGGAAGTCCCTTACCGTCTGTGCGATGATAAGAATCAATCATACCAACGCCTTCCTCGGTTGTACCCTCTAACATCACAGCACCTGCACCATCACCGAAAAGTGGACAAGTTGCACGATCACGATAATCGGTAATTGCTGACATCTTATCAGCACCGATAACAATGATACGCTTGTGACGACCACTTTGGATCATATTGCAGGCAACATCGAGTGCATACATGAATCCACAACATGCAGCAGCTAAGTCAAATGCGAAAGCATTCTTCAATCCCAGCTTTCCTAATACGATAGAAGCTGTTGAAGGATGCGGATAGTCAGGGGTCGTTGTAGCAACAACAACAGCATCAATACTGTCTGGATCAGCACCTGTCTTTGTCATCAGGAGCTTTGCTGCCTTGCGGGCCATATAGGATGTACCGAGTCCCTCTTCTGTGAGAATTCGGCGCTCCTTGATACCTGTACGAGTAGTAATCCACTCGTCATTGGTATCAACCATGCGAGACAATTCCTCGTTATTGAGGACATAGTCAGGCACGTAACCTGCGACACCTGTTATAATCGCATTGATATTACTCATGCTTATTCAGCTGTTTCCTTTACGACAGCAACCTTACCACGATAGTAACCACAAGTTGGGCAAACTGTGTGATAAACATAGTAAGCACCACAGTTAGGGCATAATGCCAATGTTGGAGCTACTGCCTTATCGTGAGTTCTTCTCTTGAGTGTACGAGTCTTTGACTGTCTTCTTTTTGGATGTGCCATAATTCTTTAAACGTTTAATATTTTATTTTTTCAATTTTAATAGAGCTTCCCAGCGCGGATCCATTGCCTGCTCGTCTTCCTCACCGCTTCGGGCGGCAGAATACTCCTCAAGAGCTCGTACCATAGCAGGGTTGCATTTTCCAGGTGCATGCACATGCTTGATAGGGATTGCGAGAGCTATGAATTCGTAGAGGTACCATGTAACATCGAGTATTCCTTCGTCCTCGGCCACCGTCACAAGGTCGTCCTCTTCTGAGTTTTCTGTTCCAAAATTAACTTCGAGACGCTGTGTGGTCTCTATTGACTGCTCCATTGGATCAAGACATATGTCGCACGGAACCATTACCGTACCAGTCTCATGGAAGTCAAGGGTAAAGAAATCATTTCTTGTGCGCAAAATATCAAGGGATACATGCACACTACCTTGACTTACTTCAGGAGCGTCAACTGCCTTAAAGTAAGTATCATCCAGGTCGAACTCAAGGTGATTTGTACCTTCTTCCAGACCCTTCAAGTCTATTTTAAGGGTTTCTAAGTCCATAATTGGGTTGCAAAGTTACGAATATTTTTCTGATTATAAGCAAATTATAAGTAAAAAAGTGAGAACATAAAGCCTAAGACATTATATGCTCTATTTCTCCAACCTTATATCAAATAAAGTTTTGCTTAGTAGTATCATAAGAAAGCTAATTCGTTTTCAAAATGTTTAGAGAGCAATGACAAGATTTCTACCTTATCTTATTTATCAGACTACAAGCAACAAACTCTACAATTTCTAACAATATAGTCTGAATTCTTTTCACGTAAATAAATATTTTTTTCATGAAAAGAAATATTTACTTTCATGAAAAAAAATATTTACTCTCACGAAAAGAAAATCACAAAAAGAGCTTTTACTCTTTCCGAAGTTCAATACGAAAGGTTGTTCCTTTCCCTACTTCTGAGCTTTTTACATATATCTTACCATGATGATATTCCTCTACAATACGCTTAGCAAGGCTTAATCCTAAGCCCCAACCACGATCTTTAGTGGTGAAACCTGGTCGAAACACATTTCTTATATCTTTTTTCTTAATTCCTTTGCCTGTATCACTCACCTCAACAATGGCACGCTTATCAGTCTCTTCCAAACGCAGGGTAATGCTTCCTAACTTACCCCCCATTGCATCAACTGCATTCTTACAAAGGTTTTCAATCACCCATTCAAAGAGTGAGGCATTCAAATTGATAATTATATCATCCGCAGGAAGTTCAGTCTTCATCTCAATCTTCTTAGACGTACGACGATCCATATAATCAACTACGTGACGTAGAACATCATTAAGACTGGACGGGACTGTCTCTGAAACTGAACCTATTTTTGAAAAACGATCAGCAATAAGCTGTAGGCGTTTAACATCTTTATCCATCTCTGGTAGAAGTTCATCTTCTGGATAAGTTTCCTTCAAAATCGTTGTCCATGCCATTAGAGAAGATATAGGAGTTCCTAACTGGTGCGCAGTCTCCTTGCTTAATCCTACCCATACTTTATTTTGTTCTGCTCGCTTCGACGTTAATAACGCAAAAATAGCAACAATTACAAATAACATCACAACACCTAACTGTACATAAGGGTAAATTGCAATGCGCTTTAACATCAAAGAATCATCATAGCATACATCAATATAGTCATTATGATTCTTACTCAAAGCAATACGAATAACCTGTCCAGAAGCTTTCATCTGCTGTCCTTGAGAAGTAACATAAAGGAGACTATCTTTTGCATTGCGTGCTTTGATCTCAATATTACGAAATTCTGTTACGACACCTTCATTATCTAAAACAACTACTGGAATAGTGTGGTTTTCATCTAAGACTTTCAACACAAGACTTAAATCCGTATTCTCATCCGCAGCACTAAGTGATTTCATAGCTTCCGCCCACACCTGCATCTTACTCCTCTCCTGCTCCGCCAAATCACGAGTCAGAAAACGAGACACAAGCAATGAAGCGACAGCTATAAGAATTGCTGCAACTACTAAAAATAGCTTTACCTGTCGGATTCTATCAGTCCAATGCATATAAAGAATTAACGAAAAGAAATGAATAATATTATAAAGTGTGATCCATATTAGCTATATCAGATCCA is from Prevotella melaninogenica and encodes:
- the rpmF gene encoding 50S ribosomal protein L32, whose translation is MAHPKRRQSKTRTLKRRTHDKAVAPTLALCPNCGAYYVYHTVCPTCGYYRGKVAVVKETAE
- a CDS encoding beta-ketoacyl-ACP synthase III, whose protein sequence is MSNINAIITGVAGYVPDYVLNNEELSRMVDTNDEWITTRTGIKERRILTEEGLGTSYMARKAAKLLMTKTGADPDSIDAVVVATTTPDYPHPSTASIVLGKLGLKNAFAFDLAAACCGFMYALDVACNMIQSGRHKRIIVIGADKMSAITDYRDRATCPLFGDGAGAVMLEGTTEEGVGMIDSYHRTDGKGLPFLHIKAGGSVCPSSSFTVDHRLHYTYQEGRTVFRYAVTAMGDDCEKLLERNGLTQDDVDYVVCHQANLRIIEAVAKRIGVPMEKVLVNIQRYGNTSAACMPLVLWDFESKLKKGDKIIFTGFGAGFVNGAAYFKWAYDGDSVAVKK
- a CDS encoding sensor histidine kinase, with the protein product MHWTDRIRQVKLFLVVAAILIAVASLLVSRFLTRDLAEQERSKMQVWAEAMKSLSAADENTDLSLVLKVLDENHTIPVVVLDNEGVVTEFRNIEIKARNAKDSLLYVTSQGQQMKASGQVIRIALSKNHNDYIDVCYDDSLMLKRIAIYPYVQLGVVMLFVIVAIFALLTSKRAEQNKVWVGLSKETAHQLGTPISSLMAWTTILKETYPEDELLPEMDKDVKRLQLIADRFSKIGSVSETVPSSLNDVLRHVVDYMDRRTSKKIEMKTELPADDIIINLNASLFEWVIENLCKNAVDAMGGKLGSITLRLEETDKRAIVEVSDTGKGIKKKDIRNVFRPGFTTKDRGWGLGLSLAKRIVEEYHHGKIYVKSSEVGKGTTFRIELRKE
- a CDS encoding YceD family protein, whose translation is MDLETLKIDLKGLEEGTNHLEFDLDDTYFKAVDAPEVSQGSVHVSLDILRTRNDFFTLDFHETGTVMVPCDICLDPMEQSIETTQRLEVNFGTENSEEDDLVTVAEDEGILDVTWYLYEFIALAIPIKHVHAPGKCNPAMVRALEEYSAARSGEEDEQAMDPRWEALLKLKK